A DNA window from Eremothecium cymbalariae DBVPG#7215 chromosome 3, complete sequence contains the following coding sequences:
- a CDS encoding uncharacterized protein (similar to Ashbya gossypii AAR039W) — translation MKQCVTHFELAEFQSETHRCKEDSRNRIIKSRNRTKSHVGSKYAKLLFELYDLFDFQHCLDSMGRTGMKTESELLESAEYQQQDSKCEHITPLTESDYSGDIKSDDSDENGVYMPPLDTFEVWNCENLLGIPPPLHVCMPSISNEIQRRDCHDLCDKSCYRLNTSEQIEIDKSRFLLLHDLIFGDVYEE, via the coding sequence ATGAAGCAATGTGTAACACATTTTGAGTTGGCGGAGTTTCAGTCAGAAACTCATAGGTGCAAAGAAGACTCAAGGAATAGAATTATCAAATCTAGGAATAGGACAAAGAGCCATGTTGGTTCAAAATATGCGAAACTTTTGTTTGAGTTATATGATCTTTTCGATTTTCAGCATTGCCTGGATTCGATGGGACGCACGGGTATGAAAACTGAATCAGAGTTATTAGAATCAGCTGAGTACCAGCAGCAGGATTCTAAGTGTGAACACATCACGCCGCTCACCGAGTCAGATTATAGCGGTGATATAAAGAGTGATGATAGCGATGAAAATGGGGTTTATATGCCACCTCTTGACACATTTGAGGTTTGGAATTGTGAAAATCTTCTTGGCATACCACCGCCTTTACATGTTTGCATGCCTTCTATTAGCAATGAAATTCAACGACGGGATTGCCATGATCTTTGCGACAAGAGTTGTTATAGGCTTAATACATCTGAGCAAATTGAAATAGATAAATCCCGGTTTCTACTGCTGCATGATTTGATTTTTGGTGACGTATATGAAGAATGA
- the CCZ1 gene encoding Ccz1p (similar to Ashbya gossypii AAR040C), whose translation MDFIAVYNPKLYTLETDAWRQLLLYHSFQEHSEPIPLNEKLSLIGIIQGIWQFTHNFNVPTASSKVKYIDTHLGNGRLITVELEPDYFITFGINDGNQYPCSYYIRELCQSYSFFRMHFGPMSSFKERNELTNRLNEYLVMYWYDLNLIPEAIYSSNFANIFWHDSFKVSELKTSNSAWETSIKNNILLDDDTFLGLKDICVYKLPRDGHRHPKKYGLVRNFTTNFESLSTLSNWLYHLDRIFDSALSSHVLAGHVHLLRQGTREEDPTIDVPETTMGTKIWHNATLPISMTYDAINEVGNLTGINTFMNGLNTIANGLGSITNKIGWPNTSTEPGGRNRSDSTTHGFLISPLSLDILPESYHFRRFQLQFSSLNTQPEWYKLLFWHFKDYLCVLIFNEDFTKIWDPSYLESLDSKLYKSISILENSVIDTTVDTEGFAYAVLDKESHRIQTSLPMIQCHAEEAAGDTSQMPLKLVVNGIDDALQYLTSNTINSNAWTSIASIYSPSISSEVTTKPLQKDASDQKNSSNLWKLGLSRLTSFPSREAQDKSSKGTSTANGDSFLCTLSLDKLLELNIDLCKIYMGIQNSEYRRDSVKEEKLVKLSNGVLCYISNSSSEVVVILKNWFTDERFSKKNNCNIGTGKFEETILISSLGNDVRSWWDNRNNQD comes from the coding sequence ATGGACTTCATTGCCGTTTATAATCCAAAGCTTTATACTTTGGAAACAGATGCATGGAggcagcttcttctttatcatTCATTTCAAGAACATTCAGAGCCTATACCATTAAATGAGAAACTATCCCTCATTGGAATCATTCAGGGTATCTGGCAATTTACTCACAACTTCAACGTTCCAACCGCGAGTTCAAAAGttaaatatatagataCGCATTTGGGTAATGGCAGATTAATTACAGTTGAATTAGAACCCGACTACTTTATCACATTTGGAATAAATGATGGGAATCAGTATCCATGTTCTTACTATATTAGGGAGCTATGCCAAAGTTATAGCTTCTTTAGAATGCATTTTGGGCCAATGTCTTCATTCAAAGAGAGAAATGAGTTGACTAATCGTCTTAATGAATATCTTGTTATGTATTGGTATGATTTAAATTTAATCCCGGAAGCAATTTACAGTTCCAACTTCGCAAACATATTTTGGCACGATAGTTTTAAAGTAAGTGAGTTGAAGACTTCGAACTCCGCATGGGAAACGAGTATTAAGAATAACATTCTACTAGATGATGATACATTCTTGGGATTAAAGGATATTTGTGTTTATAAGCTCCCCCGCGATGGGCACCGCCATCCAAAGAAATACGGGCTAGTAAGGAACTTTACAACAAACTTTGAATCGTTGTCTACACTTTCAAACTGGTTATATCATCTCGATAGGATCTTTGATTCTGCACTATCCTCACATGTGTTAGCTGGTCATGTCCACCTGTTACGACAAGGTACCAGGGAGGAAGATCCAACCATAGATGTACCGGAAACTACCATGGGAACAAAAATATGGCACAACGCAACATTGCCTATATCTATGACATATGATGCTATCAATGAGGTTGGAAACCTGACAGGGATTAACACTTTTATGAATGGATTAAATACCATAGCTAACGGATTGGGATCTATTACTAATAAAATTGGCTGGCCCAATACTAGCACCGAGCCTGGAGGTCGTAATAGGTCAGACTCTACAACCCACGGTTTTCTCATATCTCCGTTATCACTTGATATACTACCTGAATCATATCATTTTCGTCGATTTCAGCTTCAATTTTCCTCTCTAAACACGCAACCAGAATGGTACAAATTACTCTTCTGGCATTTCAAAGATTATTTGTGCGTATTAATATTTAATGAAGATTTTACAAAAATTTGGGATCCATCTTACCTTGAAAGTCTAGATTCCAAACTTTATAAAAGCATATCGATACTTGAAAACTCTGTTATAGATACAACCGTCGATACTGAAGGATTTGCATACGCAGTTTTGGATAAGGAATCACATAGAATTCAAACATCCTTACCTATGATACAATGTCACGCAGAAGAAGCCGCCGGCGATACAAGTCAGATGCCGTTGAAGCTAGTGGTTAATGGAATCGATGATGCATTGCAATATTTGACCTCCAACACTATTAATTCGAACGCATGGACTTCTATCGCTAGCATATACTCACCTTCTATCTCCTCAGAAGTGACCACTAAACCATTACAGAAAGACGCTTCCGATCAAAAGAACTCCAGCAACTTATGGAAACTAGGTTTAAGTAGGCTTACTTCATTTCCAAGCCGCGAGGCTCAAGATAAATCCAGTAAGGGAACTTCTACAGCTAACGGCGACTCATTTTTATGCACATTAAGCCTGGATAAGTTATTGGAATTAAACATAGACTTATGCAAGATATACATGGGAATACAAAATTCTGAATACAGAAGAGATTCTGTaaaggaagaaaaattAGTCAAATTAAGCAATGGTGTGCTGTGTTATATCagcaattcttcatcagaaGTTGTtgtaattttaaaaaactgGTTCACAGATGAGCGtttctcaaaaaaaaataactGTAATATTGGGACTGGTAAATTCGAGGAGACAATACTAATAAGCAGCCTTGGAAACGATGTTAGAAGCTGGTGGGATAATAGGAATAACCAAGATTGA
- the SRP54 gene encoding RNA-binding signal recognition particle subunit SRP54 (similar to Ashbya gossypii AAR041W): protein MVLADLGKRINAAVTQALNNDKDEYAVTVELMLKSIATALLENDVNIKLVSNLRNNLKVKLLGVKNSNKDTSQAQTKKLIQKTVFEELCSLVDCETAAYQPKKKKSNVIMFVGLQGSGKTTSCTKLAVYYSKRGFKVGLVCADTFRAGAFDQLKQNAIKAKIPFYGSYTETNPVKVAADGVEKFKKEKFEIIIVDTSGRHHQEDALFQEMVEISEVVKPNSTIMVLDASIGQAAEQQSRAFKESSDFGAIVLTKMDGHAKGGGAISAVAATKTPIIFIGTGEHIHDFEKFSPKSFISKLLGIGDIESLLEQFKTVSNKEDTKATMENIQQGKFTLLDFQKQMQTIMKMGPLSNIASMIPGLGNMMNSVTEEETSKKMKKMVYVLDSMTKEELESDGRILIDQPSRLIRVARGSGTSVFEVEMILMQQQMMARMAQGAKNMGGMPGMPGMPGAAGAGPGGMPKMTPQLMQQAQQKLKQNPSMMKNMMSMFGGAGGPGGMGGFPGFGGAGGMPDINEMMKMMQDPQMQQMASQFGMGM from the coding sequence ATGGTATTAGCTGATTTAGGTAAGCGTATTAACGCTGCTGTGACACAAGCTCTGAACAATGATAAAGACGAGTATGCTGTAACAGTAGAGTTGATGTTAAAGTCAATCGCGACTGCTCTTTTGGAAAACGACGTTAATATCAAGCTGGTTTCTAATCTAAGGAATAATTTAAAGGTAAAGCTACTTGGAGTTAAGAATTCTAACAAGGATACTAGTCAAGCTCAAACGAAGAAACTGATTCAGAAGactgtttttgaagaattatGCAGCTTAGTGGATTGTGAAACGGCTGCTTATcaaccaaagaagaagaaatcaaacGTGATAATGTTTGTTGGGTTACAAGGCTCTGGTAAGACAACTTCGTGTACGAAGCTTGCTGTTTACTATTCAAAACGTGGCTTTAAAGTTGGGTTAGTGTGTGCAGATACCTTTCGAGCGGGTGCTTTTGATCAGCTAAAACAAAATGCAATTAAGGCCAAGATACCATTTTATGGTTCTTACACAGAGACAAATCCTGTTAAAGTTGCTGCCGATGGTGTGGAGAAATTCAAGAAGGAGAAATTCGAAATAATCATTGTTGATACTTCAGGCAGGCACCATCAAGAAGATGCATTGTTCCAAGAGATGGTAGAAATCTCCGAAGTTGTTAAGCCTAACAGTACAATTATGGTTTTAGACGCCTCTATAGGTCAGGCTGCAGAACAGCAATCAAGAGCTTTCAAGGAATCCTCTGACTTTGGAGCTATAGTTTTAACCAAAATGGATGGACATGCTAAGGGTGGTGGTGCTATCTCTGCAGTCGCAGCTACTAAAACACCAATTATCTTTATCGGTACAGGTGAACACATTCACGactttgaaaagttttcacCCAAGTCATTCATATCGAAATTACTTGGTATTGGGGACATTGAGTCTTTATTGGAACAGTTTAAGACGGtttcaaataaagaagATACTAAAGCAACTATGGAAAACATCCAACAGGGTAAATTCACCCTGTTGGacttccaaaaacaaatgcagacaataatgaaaatgggTCCACTTTCTAACATTGCAAGCATGATACCAGGTCTAGGTAATATGATGAACTCTGTTACGGAGGAAGAAACAAGtaagaagatgaagaagatggtgTACGTTTTAGATTCGATGACAAAGGAGGAACTAGAGTCAGATGGCAGAATATTGATTGATCAGCCTAGTAGATTAATAAGAGTTGCCCGTGGTTCAGGTACTTCTGTATTCGAAGTGGAAATGATTTTaatgcaacaacaaatgATGGCAAGGATGGCCCAAGGAGCTAAAAACATGGGTGGTATGCCTGGCATGCCCGGAATGCCCGGTGCTGCTGGCGCTGGACCAGGTGGCATGCCAAAGATGACACCGCAATTAATGCAACAAGCCCAGCAGAAATTGAAACAAAATCCAAGcatgatgaaaaatatgatgaGTATGTTTGGCGGTGCTGGTGGTCCTGGAGGTATGGGCGGGTTCCCTGGTTTCGGTGGTGCCGGCGGTATGCCTGATATTAATgaaatgatgaaaatgatgcaGGACCCACAGATGCAACAAATGGCATCTCAATTTGGCATGGGTATGTAG
- the SHE3 gene encoding She3p (similar to Ashbya gossypii AAR042W) yields the protein MSAANTFDVSTSDSYTIQSSNTSSEGTTPAGGLLGSPVRFSPSSKVKVNHGHFMANINSTNPNNKSSSKAATAVSSNSTWPHVLHGLNGSPSKDMNYNSVSGSGKVIETLHQQVDALTSTNLQLTKQSNQLLEKLESYNMKEAKYLETISSLKHENENLNSMLNRKTRRVRDLDTELGQLKVSYEDATTSHKHLKDQLENKFANEVELKQQCQLLQVQYDAVVDAQKRYREHYEKEISELKDILNTLKRDNEQFLNDYMTSLARNQLDVDNKLGEYSGKFHRMELSQKEAVIELNGKYDRLKSELDIEAWVTLYKQLRETALEYAKELDLNLPAEFVEIHGEDGYFVKMFSEDQSPSSTKQSAIAADSANIQSPSLGLQSISPPPLRIPKSRTPTTKRSSFYGSAIPGSNNSASSSAVLLPGVKRTGSIRSVHARAPSDVLSDSPTITSSSRNASPVEFPQRGTVRHSSVQRHNRRNQSSQLTNNK from the coding sequence ATGTCAGCTGCTAACACATTTGATGTTTCTACAAGTGATAGTTATACTATCCAGTCTTCTAACACATCATCAGAAGGCACCACACCAGCGGGTGGACTATTAGGTTCGCCTGTCAGATTTTCTCCGTCGTCGAAAGTTAAGGTCAACCACGGACACTTTATGGCAAATATCAATAGTACTAATCCAAACAACAAGTCAAGCAGCAAAGCTGCGACGGCTGTTTCTTCTAACAGCACTTGGCCTCACGTGTTGCACGGATTAAATGGGAGTCCAAGCAAGGATATGAACTACAATAGTGTTTCTGGATCCGGCAAGGTGATTGAAACGTTACACCAGCAAGTAGACGCGTTGACGAGTACTAACCTTCAGCTGACAAAGCAATCTAACCAGTTGTTAGAGAAGTTAGAAAGCTACAATATGAAAGAAGCTaaatatttggaaactATTTCTAGTTTAAAGCATGAGAATGAAAACTTGAATTCTATGTTGAACAGAAAAACAAGGAGGGTGAGAGATCTTGACACAGAACTAGGGCAACTAAAGGTTTCCTATGAAGACGCTACAACTAGTCATAAACACTTGAAGGATCAACTAGAAAACAAATTTGCCAACGAAGTAGAGTTGAAGCAGCAATGCCAATTACTACAGGTTCAATATGACGCCGTAGTAGATGCTCAGAAAAGATACAGAGAGCATTACGAGAAAGAGATTAGTGAGTTAAAAGATATCCTAAATACATTGAAGAGGGACAACGAACAATTCTTGAATGATTATATGACTTCTCTGGCTCGTAATCAACTCGACGTGGACAATAAATTAGGTGAATATAGCGGTAAGTTCCACAGGATGGAATTATCACAGAAGGAGGCTGTTATTGAATTGAACGGTAAATATGATAGATTGAAGTCGGAATTAGACATTGAGGCATGGGTTACATTATACAAACAATTGAGAGAAACAGCACTAGAATATGCTAAAGAATTGGACTTGAATTTACCAGCCGAATTTGTTGAGATTCATGGAGAAGACGGGTATTTTGTTAAAATGTTTTCAGAAGATCAAAGCccctcatcaacaaaacagaGCGCTATCGCAGCTGATTCAGCTAACATCCAATCTCCGTCTTTAGGTTTACAGTCAATTTCTCCACCTCCACTGCGTATTCCCAAGAGTAGGACTCCGACAACCAAAAGAAGTAGCTTCTATGGCAGCGCAATTCCAGGTTCCAACAACTCAGCATCTTCCTCTGCAGTATTGTTGCCTGGTGTGAAACGTACTGGCTCTATCAGAAGTGTTCATGCAAGAGCTCCATCAGATGTACTATCTGATAGTCCTACTATCACTTCATCTTCCAGAAACGCCTCGCCTGTGGAATTCCCACAGAGAGGTACAGTAAGACATTCATCTGTGCAGAGACACAATAGGAGAAACCAATCATCTCAGCTCACCAATAACAAGTAG
- the OPY1 gene encoding Opy1p (similar to Ashbya gossypii AER261C), with translation MIRNNQESFSLGNLHDDNEVLISSFLVKKPTLNTSSLDDQNETSNNHRHHNIPWKPNHRYWCVLRRGQFSYYKDETERKPEKVIPISDLIHCRIYDGNKLDIYTRNKTLRFKAEEPNWAKRWMESFKLLIHGDSNGTIPATPTNGLVSPLSEGVGALEISNMAKAVSSSPGDIDDDDNDDNDADYDDGFDVIYQTNAEMGGSHLGSHQGQAANEKEMAMKVSSVNNTNILQEDADFYEAYNPKNDEKLIQSGIIYGQVKNTIRRKKWKQFWGELTNRRLKLVSVNTDTLYAIIDLNEVVDCVELDEDDPYFALIVSNRRLKFKARNDTEMIDWIIHIKSSILVRQRISHTSSQ, from the coding sequence ATGATCCGGAATAACCAGGAATCGTTTTCTTTGGGTAATCTTCATGATGACAACGAAGTTTTAATTTCGTCATTCCTCGTGAAGAAGCCCACGCTGAACACCTCATCGTTGGACGATCAAAACGAGACATCAAATAACCACCGGCATCACAACATACCATGGAAACCTAATCACAGATATTGGTGCGTTTTACGAAGGGGTCAGTTTAGTTACTATAAGGATGAAACTGAGAGGAAGCCTGAAAAGGTAATTCCAATAAGCGACTTAATTCACTGTAGAATCTATGACGGTAACAagttagatatatatacaaggAATAAGACGCTTCGGTTTAAAGCAGAGGAGCCTAATTGGGCAAAAAGATGGATGGAATCATTTAAGCTACTGATACACGGAGATTCAAATGGAACTATACCTGCAACGCCTACAAATGGCCTCGTTTCTCCATTATCGGAGGGTGTGGGGGCATTAGAGATTTCAAATATGGCAAAAGCGGTGTCCAGCAGTCCTGgagatattgatgatgatgacaaCGACGATAATGATGCTgattatgatgatggtTTTGATGTTATTTATCAAACTAATGCTGAAATGGGTGGTTCTCATTTGGGCAGTCACCAAGGACAAGCAGCAAATGAGAAAGAAATGGCCATGAAGGTTTCCAgtgttaataatactaataTTCTACAAGAGGATGCAGATTTTTATGAAGCATACAATCCAAAGAATGACGAGAAGTTGATTCAAAGTGGAATAATATATGGGCAAGTAAAGAATACTATTCGTCGAAAAAAGTGGAAACAATTCTGGGGTGAGTTAACGAATCGTCGGCTAAAACTAGTCTCAGTGAATACAGATACTTTGTATGCCATTATCGATTTAAACGAAGTTGTTGACTGTGTGGAATTGGATGAGGACGATCCCTACTTCGCATTAATTGTAAGTAATAGGCGTTTGAAGTTTAAGGCTAGAAACGATACAGAGATGATTGACTGGATAATTCACATCAAAAGCTCCATATTAGTTAGACAAAGAATCTCTCATACATCATCACAATGA
- a CDS encoding uncharacterized protein (similar to Ashbya gossypii ADL382C), whose protein sequence is MSTKLSEKPIRIAVLGGSCTGKTAFISRLTIDIVHEVHYPTREQTNWLFTYNPHDPVARAILDERAHERCYYNNNNSIEEAVFKTPNIKDDVLLSPLIYQSFIEDYHHIRSSVESGQRSFDQKLLLKSDNPYYQYVPKSDDTTRKRANRRASIGFHMTDISLKHENKQVLPSVYEPPRYTDILIDIIDTPGFNPDMIVPFLEVSLFSNLDKSVLRGLADQPRTPVSTQSMLVASGASELNGMIDGYIIVYSAIPELNHPDPPDYGSSSSAHHDQNKSIGKTPSPLYNEEKLKSTLIKNDLTTDSSDGGFSLLHAIRSCFLDAWTEFRNYQRRWIQRNESDAYSLNYIFKHSWKSEQDYNQKIKALSLFNAPVDQIDLNPESPDSPPPILIVCTHIMDPLHSPMLVDWGKKLAVEWNCGFVALDSMVDVNVDIAMSCMIRDIVEKEKLSKKHSTKKKSVLQKIIKG, encoded by the coding sequence ATGTCAACCAAGCTGTCTGAGAAACCTATCAGGATAGCAGTGCTGGGGGGATCCTGCACAGGTAAAACAGCGTTTATTTCAAGGTTGACCATTGACATAGTTCATGAAGTACATTATCCAACGAGGGAACAAACAAATTGGCTATTTACATATAACCCACATGATCCTGTTGCCCGAGCGATTCTAGATGAACGAGCACATGAGCGATGTTACtataacaataacaattcTATAGAAGAGGCAGTTTTTAAAACCCCGAATATTAAAGATGATGTATTACTGTCTCCTTTGATATACCAGAGTTTTATAGAAGATTATCATCACATTAGGAGTTCTGTGGAGAGTGGGCAGCGATCTTTTGACCAAAAGTTGCTTTTAAAATCAGATAATCCGTACTACCAATATGTCCCGAAGTCAGACGACACCACTCGTAAACGTGCCAACCGAAGAGCATCAATAGGCTTTCATATGACAGATATATCGCTGAAGCATGAAAATAAACAAGTATTACCATCAGTTTATGAGCCACCTAGATATAcagatattttaattgatattATAGATACACCGGGTTTCAATCCAGACATGATAGTTCCGTTTTTAGAAGTGTCCCTATTCAGCAACCTAGATAAATCAGTTCTCAGAGGTTTAGCAGACCAGCCAAGAACACCGGTTTCCACTCAATCCATGTTAGTTGCATCAGGCGCGTCTGAATTAAATGGTATGATTGATGGTTATATAATAGTCTACAGCGCAATTCCCGAATTGAACCATCCAGACCCTCCAGATTATGGCAGTTCATCTTCTGCCCATCACGACCAGAATAAATCTATAGGGAAAACCCCCTCACCGCTTTATAACGAGGAGAAACTTAAAAGTACACTTATTAAAAATGATCTTACCACTGATAGCTCAGATGGCGGCTTTTCATTATTACATGCTATCAGAAGTTGTTTTCTTGATGCATGGACTGAATTTCGCAATTATCAAAGGAGATGGATTCAACGGAACGAAAGTGATGCTTATTCACTTAACTATATTTTTAAGCATTCCTGGAAATCGGAGCAAGATTATAATCAGAAAATAAAGGCCTTAAGTTTATTCAATGCTCCAGTTGATCAAATCGATTTAAACCCAGAATCCCCAGACTCTCCTCCGCCAATACTTATCGTTTGCACCCACATAATGGACCCTTTGCATTCACCTATGTTGGTTGACTGGGGCAAAAAGTTAGCTGTTGAATGGAATTGTGGGTTTGTTGCCTTGGATAGTATGGTAGACGTTAATGTTGATATAGCCATGTCTTGCATGATAAGGGACATCGtagagaaagaaaagttATCAAAAAAGCATAGtacgaagaagaagagcGTATTACAAAAGATAATCAAGGGATAA
- the ATG14 gene encoding Atg14p (similar to Ashbya gossypii ADL381W), translating to MQCSLCHRPSTVWYCAHCVNTSPKLILKYKLELLEIHEDLSKMRDAVTSTLENAIGRREGILGKHMDRLQQLQLKRVNAKILYRINEMDRYLESKRRRRDELRAMLETIPSSAPPAASSHITEYKELQRKHRQLQTIVSANSSLKFQELCQWFIVTKRQDTRDSFKYPYSIRFIPMCNIRNWYLLSTSREALQHMWEFVILASQVLLVDIPYSFVYTENPEDPWITISQLIINLVMILSRFKLVQEPPDLADILYRHDIDGMIYHLCTNEEMECKKGTELPSFKMVYEFVQDLQEDSDQSADNGNWMVLK from the coding sequence ATGCAGTGCTCATTATGTCATAGACCATCTACAGTCTGGTACTGTGCTCACTGTGTCAATACCTCTCCGAAATTAATACTTAAGTATAAGCTGGAGTTGTTAGAGATACATGAAGATTTAAGCAAGATGAGGGATGCAGTCACTTCAACCCTTGAAAATGCCATTGGAAGAAGAGAGGGTATCCTTGGGAAACATATGGATAGACTGCAACAATTACAACTGAAACGAGTTAATGCCAAGATTCTGTACAGAATCAACGAGATGGATCGTTATTTGGAGAGTAAGCGTCGTCGAAGAGATGAACTAAGAGCCATGTTGGAAACTATCCCTTCTTCAGCACCGCCTGCGGCTTCCAGTCATATAACAGAGTACAAAGAATTGCAGCGAAAACACCGACAACTGCAAACCATAGTTTCGGCAAATAGTAGTCTGAAATTCCAGGAGTTATGCCAGTGGTTCATAGTCACTAAACGGCAGGATACGAGAGATAGCTTCAAATATCCTTATAGCATTCGTTTCATTCCAATGTGCAACATTAGAAACTGGTATCTGTTGAGCACATCTCGAGAAGCTCTCCAACACATGTGGGAATTTGTGATTCTTGCAAGCCAGGTACTTCTTGTAGATATTCCCTATAGTTTTGTCTACACAGAAAATCCTGAGGACCCATGGATCACAATCTCGCAACTCATCATTAATCTAGTTATGATATTATCTCGTTTCAAACTAGTTCAAGAGCCACCGGACTTAGCTGATATTCTATATCGCCATGATATTGACGGTATGATATACCATTTGTGCACCAACGAAGAGATGGAATGCAAAAAGGGCACCGAATTGCCATCGTTTAAAATGGTATATGAGTTCGTGCAAGATCTACAGGAGGATAGTGACCAATCAGCAGATAATGGGAATTGGATGGTCCTCAAATAG